In one window of Gudongella oleilytica DNA:
- the uvrC gene encoding excinuclease ABC subunit UvrC has protein sequence MADFSEQLKQLPDLPGVYLMKDKSGEIIYVGKAISLKKRVRQYFQASGNHSPKVASMVMNIKDFEYIIVNNEVEALVLEANLIKRNKPKYNILLRDDKQYPYIKVTVQERYPRVLKTRQIEKDGAKYFGPYPSATAVNEAIEIFQRTFPIRNCRLNLDKEGQRFKPCLNYHIGRCLGPCRGNVDEALYNEMIDKVLDFLNLKDDSIVKMLEEKMQRASQELNFEAAASFRDQIQALTTLHVKQRVDTASNVEQDVIAMARGVEEVVVQVYFIRDGKIVGREHYIMEDSYIEDRSEIMEAFVKQFYMGASYIPKELLLEVALEDNDSIQKWLSGMRGSKVSIQVPSKGEKSQLIRMAKENALEMLNKYGDKFLRKHRENLKALEELQINLGLEDRPERLEAFDISNISGIGSVGSMVVFEKGEPKKSDYRRFRIRSFSTPDDYGSMAEVLERRFLRGLADKEGEESIKNKNGFSLLPDIIMIDGGKGQVNRVQSLLDQMGVDIPVCGMVKDQFHKTRGLIYNNEEISFDKDSLAFKLVYRIQEEAHRFAISYHRSLRTKDMFRSELDGIPGIGEKRKVELLKHFQSISKIKEATLEELCEVKGMNVRAAESVLAHFRKKEE, from the coding sequence GTGGCAGATTTCAGCGAACAACTAAAACAGCTTCCAGACCTCCCGGGAGTTTATCTAATGAAGGATAAATCGGGAGAAATCATATATGTTGGGAAAGCGATCTCGCTTAAAAAGAGAGTACGCCAGTATTTTCAGGCTTCTGGCAATCATTCTCCAAAGGTTGCCAGCATGGTTATGAATATCAAGGACTTCGAGTATATTATAGTTAATAATGAGGTTGAAGCTCTGGTTTTGGAGGCAAACCTTATCAAGCGCAACAAACCTAAGTACAATATACTTTTAAGGGATGACAAACAGTACCCATATATAAAGGTAACAGTCCAGGAGAGGTATCCCAGAGTCCTGAAAACAAGACAGATAGAAAAGGATGGAGCGAAGTATTTTGGGCCATACCCAAGCGCCACAGCTGTCAATGAAGCGATTGAGATATTTCAGAGGACGTTTCCCATCAGAAATTGCCGCCTAAACCTTGACAAGGAGGGGCAGCGATTCAAGCCATGCTTGAATTACCACATAGGCAGATGTCTTGGTCCATGCAGGGGAAATGTTGATGAAGCTTTATATAATGAGATGATAGATAAAGTGTTGGATTTTCTGAATCTAAAGGATGACAGCATAGTGAAAATGCTTGAGGAAAAAATGCAAAGAGCTTCTCAGGAACTTAATTTTGAGGCCGCGGCCTCATTCCGTGACCAGATACAGGCACTTACGACGCTCCATGTGAAGCAAAGAGTAGATACTGCATCAAATGTAGAACAGGATGTCATTGCAATGGCAAGAGGAGTCGAAGAGGTAGTCGTTCAGGTTTACTTCATAAGAGATGGAAAGATAGTTGGGAGAGAGCATTATATAATGGAAGACTCATATATCGAGGACAGAAGTGAGATTATGGAAGCTTTTGTTAAGCAGTTCTATATGGGCGCCTCATACATCCCAAAGGAGCTTCTCCTTGAGGTAGCTCTTGAAGACAATGATTCCATCCAAAAATGGCTGTCCGGCATGAGAGGATCAAAGGTCTCGATCCAGGTGCCTTCCAAGGGAGAAAAGTCTCAGCTGATACGCATGGCTAAGGAGAATGCACTGGAAATGCTAAATAAATATGGAGATAAATTCCTCCGAAAACACAGGGAAAACCTTAAGGCACTTGAGGAACTGCAAATTAACCTGGGTCTGGAGGATAGGCCAGAAAGACTGGAAGCCTTCGACATATCAAATATAAGCGGCATAGGATCAGTTGGGTCTATGGTAGTATTCGAGAAAGGTGAGCCTAAGAAATCCGACTATAGAAGGTTTAGGATAAGGTCTTTTAGCACTCCTGACGATTACGGAAGCATGGCTGAGGTCCTGGAGAGAAGGTTTCTTAGAGGACTTGCTGATAAAGAAGGAGAGGAAAGCATTAAGAATAAAAATGGATTCTCACTTCTCCCGGACATAATAATGATAGACGGAGGAAAGGGTCAGGTAAACAGGGTCCAGTCGCTTCTCGATCAAATGGGCGTAGATATCCCTGTATGTGGAATGGTTAAGGATCAATTCCACAAAACCAGAGGATTGATCTATAATAATGAGGAAATTTCATTTGACAAGGATAGCCTTGCATTCAAACTGGTTTACAGGATCCAGGAAGAGGCTCATCGTTTTGCCATAAGCTATCATAGAAGTCTTAGAACCAAGGACATGTTCAGATCTGAATTAGACGGGATCCCGGGGATAGGCGAGAAGAGAAAAGTGGAGCTTTTAAAGCATTTTCAAAGCATATCCAAAATCAAGGAAGCAACCTTGGAGGAGCTATGCGAGGTCAAGGGAATGAATGTACGGGCTGCTGAAAGTGTTCTGGCTCACTTTAGAAAGAAGGAGGAATAG
- a CDS encoding PHP domain-containing protein, which produces MIRLKGDYHTHTIYSSGFKRKGTHAKGTIEENVAEAYAKGLETIVISEHGPGHYLYGLRLENLPIMKEEIIRLREIYEPKGLSILLGLESNLVGLDGELDVDEGIIKQLDILLMGYHYGATPGSISDALGLYVTPQLAKLFAGTMEGSVERMTEAYIKAMDRYPINIITHPGSKAKIDIVEVAKKAARIGTALEISSKHDELSVKSLELIKDIPVMLYLNSDAHDPANVGEVGRGIKKTEESGIDLNRIVNIAH; this is translated from the coding sequence ATGATCCGTCTTAAGGGTGACTATCATACTCACACCATATACAGCAGTGGATTCAAAAGGAAAGGAACACATGCAAAGGGTACAATAGAGGAGAATGTTGCAGAAGCATATGCGAAGGGCTTGGAGACAATAGTTATCAGCGAGCATGGGCCGGGTCATTACCTATACGGACTTAGGCTTGAAAATCTTCCTATAATGAAAGAAGAGATCATAAGGTTGCGAGAAATTTATGAACCTAAAGGACTTAGTATACTACTTGGGCTTGAATCGAATCTGGTGGGATTGGATGGTGAACTTGACGTAGATGAAGGTATAATAAAGCAACTGGACATCCTTCTTATGGGGTACCACTACGGAGCAACTCCGGGAAGCATATCGGATGCTCTTGGTTTATATGTTACACCTCAGCTTGCCAAGCTGTTTGCAGGCACTATGGAGGGATCCGTTGAAAGAATGACTGAAGCATATATCAAGGCTATGGACAGGTATCCCATTAATATAATAACCCATCCCGGCTCAAAGGCTAAAATTGATATTGTCGAGGTCGCAAAAAAAGCTGCTCGAATTGGGACAGCTTTGGAAATAAGCTCCAAGCACGACGAATTGTCAGTAAAAAGTCTTGAGCTGATCAAGGATATTCCCGTAATGCTGTATCTTAATAGCGATGCACATGATCCAGCAAATGTTGGTGAGGTTGGTAGGGGTATAAAAAAGACTGAGGAATCTGGTATAGACTTAAATAGGATAGTGAATATCGCCCATTAA
- the hprK gene encoding HPr(Ser) kinase/phosphatase — protein MDHVLLIDLINELGLERIYVSDDVEYVRIETTDISRPGLQMAGYYEKFVPERVQVIGSAEWHFLRDMDESNRLDVLEKFIQYPIPVIIVTRGNEVFPELIELSKKYNKTLLYSEKTTSKVIGELVSYLGLKLAPETSVHGVLLEVFGVGVLLTGKSGIGKSETALDLITRGCRLISDDIVEIKRVEDTLRGSCPELTRYFLEIRGIGILDIERLYGISAVKQYDYLDMVVELEAWNPDKEYDRVGLEEETIEILGIKLPKVTIPVKPGRSIAMIVEVAAKNNRQKRLGYNAAEELNERVSKSIQERKANKHARN, from the coding sequence ATGGATCACGTTTTATTGATCGATTTGATAAATGAACTTGGACTTGAACGCATATATGTCTCCGACGATGTTGAATATGTAAGGATTGAGACCACTGATATCAGTCGGCCTGGACTTCAGATGGCAGGTTACTATGAAAAATTCGTTCCCGAGAGGGTTCAGGTCATTGGAAGTGCAGAGTGGCATTTTTTGAGGGATATGGATGAATCCAATCGACTTGACGTACTGGAGAAGTTCATTCAATATCCTATCCCTGTTATAATAGTAACAAGAGGGAACGAGGTTTTCCCGGAATTGATAGAGCTTTCGAAGAAATACAACAAGACGCTCCTCTATAGTGAGAAGACCACCTCGAAGGTAATAGGTGAGTTGGTTTCTTACCTGGGGCTAAAATTAGCGCCTGAAACAAGTGTTCATGGAGTTTTGCTCGAGGTATTTGGAGTAGGAGTACTGTTGACAGGGAAATCAGGAATCGGTAAATCCGAAACTGCTCTTGACCTTATTACCAGAGGCTGCAGACTGATCTCTGACGATATTGTCGAGATAAAAAGGGTGGAAGATACACTTAGAGGCTCTTGCCCTGAATTGACGCGATACTTCCTTGAAATAAGAGGGATAGGAATACTCGATATTGAAAGGCTATATGGAATAAGTGCAGTGAAGCAGTACGATTATTTGGATATGGTCGTAGAGCTGGAGGCATGGAATCCGGACAAGGAGTATGACAGAGTGGGCCTCGAGGAGGAGACTATTGAGATACTTGGCATAAAGCTGCCAAAGGTTACAATTCCTGTAAAGCCCGGTCGAAGCATAGCTATGATCGTCGAGGTCGCTGCAAAAAACAACCGCCAAAAGAGGCTTGGATACAATGCTGCAGAGGAGCTTAACGAAAGAGTGAGCAAATCTATACAGGAGAGGAAAGCCAACAAGCATGCAAGGAATTAA
- the rapZ gene encoding RNase adapter RapZ produces MEFVVITGMSGAGKSQAMKVMEDMGYYCMDNLPPALLSKFAELTHKSTKEIKKVAVVVDIRGGEFFETLFQGLDQLTAMGIGFKILFLDSGNDTLIKRYKELRRPHPLNPEGNLLDGIAAERDALKQVKSRADYIIDTTKLNLGMLKEEMTRIFMEGEEASKLSISVTSFGFKNGILLDGDLVFDVRFLPNPFYIPELKEFSGLKNNVRDYVFSWPQTQLFIEKTMDLLEFLIPYYIKEGKTQLVVGIGCTGGKHRSVAIAERIAGLLKADGHRAVVDHRDL; encoded by the coding sequence ATGGAATTTGTAGTAATTACCGGTATGTCAGGAGCGGGGAAGTCACAGGCGATGAAGGTTATGGAGGACATGGGCTATTACTGCATGGACAATTTGCCGCCAGCACTCCTTTCCAAATTTGCGGAGCTAACCCACAAATCGACAAAGGAGATAAAAAAGGTTGCCGTCGTTGTCGATATAAGAGGCGGGGAATTCTTTGAGACTCTTTTCCAGGGTTTGGACCAGCTCACTGCTATGGGGATCGGTTTCAAGATATTATTTCTGGATTCAGGCAATGACACTTTAATTAAAAGGTATAAGGAGCTTAGAAGGCCTCATCCATTGAATCCTGAAGGGAATCTCCTGGATGGTATAGCTGCTGAGCGTGATGCACTTAAGCAAGTCAAGAGTAGAGCAGACTATATAATTGACACAACCAAGTTGAACCTTGGAATGCTCAAGGAAGAGATGACACGTATATTTATGGAGGGCGAGGAAGCGAGCAAGCTTAGCATATCAGTAACATCCTTCGGGTTTAAGAACGGGATCCTCCTGGACGGGGACCTTGTTTTTGACGTCAGGTTCCTGCCTAATCCATTCTACATTCCCGAGCTGAAGGAATTCTCAGGATTAAAGAATAACGTAAGAGACTACGTTTTCAGTTGGCCTCAAACACAATTATTTATTGAAAAGACAATGGATCTGCTTGAATTTCTCATTCCATATTATATCAAAGAAGGCAAGACACAGTTGGTGGTAGGTATTGGCTGCACTGGCGGCAAGCATAGATCAGTCGCCATAGCGGAAAGGATAGCAGGGCTCCTTAAGGCTGATGGGCACAGGGCTGTTGTTGACCATAGAGATTTGTAA
- the murB gene encoding UDP-N-acetylmuramate dehydrogenase, with amino-acid sequence MKLFDEQDFVDIRFDEPMSAHTSFKIGGPADVLIRITSEEEMEKALRVSRERDVPLFIMGNGSNLLVKDGGIRGVVLKINDGFDHVRIDDDTIYAQAGALLTAVSKAALRESLEGLEFASGIPGTIGGAISMNAGAYGGEMKDVVTLVRAIDKYGRKLQLSGHEMEFDYRNSRVKRDDLIVLDVAIKLKKGDYTKIDGKMKELTVQRTSKQPLEMPSAGSTFKRPEGYFAGKLIEDSGLRGLRHGDAQVSEKHCGFVVNRGKSTCKEVLELIEVVRKTVRDKFEVELEMEIKLAGED; translated from the coding sequence ATGAAATTATTCGATGAACAAGACTTTGTGGACATTAGATTTGATGAGCCAATGTCAGCCCATACATCCTTTAAGATAGGTGGACCAGCAGATGTCCTCATAAGGATAACATCTGAGGAGGAGATGGAAAAAGCTCTAAGGGTATCAAGAGAGAGAGATGTACCTTTATTCATTATGGGTAATGGTTCAAACCTGCTGGTTAAAGATGGTGGGATCAGAGGAGTAGTACTTAAGATCAATGACGGATTTGATCATGTCCGGATCGATGACGATACTATTTATGCTCAGGCAGGTGCTCTGTTGACTGCAGTAAGTAAAGCAGCTCTAAGAGAATCACTGGAGGGCCTGGAGTTCGCAAGCGGTATACCTGGGACTATAGGTGGGGCAATCTCTATGAACGCAGGTGCTTACGGAGGAGAGATGAAGGATGTGGTGACTCTGGTAAGAGCAATTGATAAATATGGGAGGAAGCTCCAGCTTAGTGGGCATGAGATGGAATTTGACTATAGAAACAGCAGAGTCAAAAGGGATGATCTTATAGTTCTGGATGTTGCCATAAAGCTTAAAAAAGGCGATTATACAAAAATAGATGGGAAAATGAAAGAGCTTACCGTTCAAAGGACATCAAAGCAGCCACTTGAAATGCCAAGTGCTGGCAGCACATTTAAGAGGCCGGAGGGATACTTCGCAGGTAAGCTGATTGAAGATTCCGGGCTGAGAGGCTTGAGGCACGGAGATGCTCAGGTTTCAGAAAAACATTGCGGCTTCGTTGTAAACAGAGGTAAATCAACCTGCAAAGAGGTTTTGGAGCTTATAGAAGTGGTACGAAAAACCGTACGGGACAAATTTGAGGTTGAACTGGAAATGGAGATCAAGCTGGCAGGTGAAGACTGA
- a CDS encoding PspC domain-containing protein, producing the protein MDKRLYLSDTDKKIAGVCGGIAEYFGIDSTLIRLGWVFLLLPTAFIGGIVMYFLAAAIIPHRPPEGM; encoded by the coding sequence ATGGATAAAAGGCTTTACTTGTCTGATACTGACAAAAAAATCGCAGGGGTATGTGGTGGCATTGCAGAGTATTTCGGAATAGACTCCACGCTGATAAGACTTGGCTGGGTGTTTCTGCTTTTGCCGACAGCCTTTATAGGCGGTATAGTGATGTATTTTCTGGCAGCTGCAATTATACCACATAGACCGCCAGAGGGGATGTAA
- a CDS encoding gluconeogenesis factor YvcK family protein, with protein MDKILNKSKTQPKVVVLGGGTGLSVLLRGLKEKTENITAIVTVADDGGGSGRLREDLGMLPPGDIRSCLLALANTEPNMAKLLGHRFSEGVLKGQSFGNLFIAAMNEIHGSFEKAIKETSNVLSITGKVLPVTLANARLIAQLEDGTIVEGESMIPEIAKARGTSIARMTMTPERSYPLVEAVKSIKEADLIVLGPGSLYTSVIPNLLVKNMVLHINKAKAPVVYVCNVMTQPGETDGYGVIQHVDAIIRHSMDGFLDYVIANTESIPNDVLTRYGSDGAVPVCIQKGEEKELNKRGIKLIEGKLIDVKNEYIRHDTDLLSDMLIKLV; from the coding sequence ATGGATAAGATATTGAACAAATCAAAGACACAGCCTAAGGTAGTGGTGTTGGGCGGAGGTACCGGATTATCGGTGCTGTTGAGAGGCTTGAAGGAAAAAACAGAAAATATTACAGCAATTGTAACAGTAGCTGATGATGGAGGAGGAAGCGGGAGGCTTAGAGAAGATCTTGGCATGTTGCCCCCCGGCGATATAAGATCTTGTCTTCTGGCACTTGCAAACACTGAACCCAATATGGCAAAACTTTTAGGGCACAGATTTTCTGAGGGCGTGCTTAAGGGACAAAGCTTTGGGAATTTGTTTATTGCAGCAATGAACGAGATACATGGCAGCTTCGAAAAGGCCATAAAAGAGACGAGCAACGTACTTTCCATAACAGGTAAGGTACTGCCAGTAACTCTCGCCAATGCAAGACTCATTGCACAGCTTGAGGATGGCACGATAGTTGAGGGAGAGTCTATGATACCTGAAATAGCTAAGGCGAGGGGTACGAGTATAGCCCGGATGACAATGACACCGGAGAGATCTTATCCGCTTGTGGAGGCGGTCAAATCTATCAAGGAAGCAGACCTTATAGTACTGGGACCAGGGAGCTTATACACTTCCGTGATCCCCAATCTGTTGGTAAAAAATATGGTCCTTCATATAAATAAGGCAAAAGCACCAGTAGTTTATGTGTGTAATGTAATGACTCAGCCAGGCGAAACCGACGGGTACGGAGTCATCCAGCATGTGGATGCGATAATCAGGCACTCTATGGATGGATTTCTGGATTATGTAATAGCCAATACCGAAAGTATACCTAATGATGTTTTAACAAGGTACGGAAGCGATGGAGCAGTTCCTGTGTGCATCCAAAAGGGTGAGGAAAAAGAGCTCAATAAGAGAGGAATCAAGCTAATCGAGGGCAAGCTCATAGATGTGAAAAATGAATATATACGCCACGACACAGACCTTTTAAGCGATATGCTCATAAAGCTGGTATAA